A window of the Cryptococcus neoformans var. neoformans B-3501A chromosome 9, whole genome shotgun sequence genome harbors these coding sequences:
- a CDS encoding hypothetical protein (HMMPfam hit to IF-2B, Initiation factor 2 subunit family, score: 92.5, E(): 1e-24): MAVDSAPQMQKSADPNARLTDTLCTSLRRRQIVGSLNVALATAALIQNIVRSARYNTIDELLALIKAVGRKLTEANPKELAAANIIRRILRLIREEYRAAAAAHVSSAPNSIPSTPLMGPSTPGINAPLDHYLSAAQSATVDAQYFPTHIQMSRQTSLSNFVAMRHSRAQMERSGALSGGTAEGYSANTTNLFATPNGNGHGRGSSGMATPRASVDSDEFMKHSAKLKPLLIQAIEEVVGELETTHEDVAKGAREHIHSSEIILTMGHSRTVEAFLKQAYKDRKFTVVVAESAPSYLGHSLASSLSASGIPTLLIPDSSIHALLPRVTKVILGAHSVLANGGLFALSGSLACALAAKTHSKPVVVTTGQFKFAPAWNLYHEYGAVDFQGPGAVIGEQGKGGGGGMEGVEVVDPYYDYIRPELVNLFVTNEGDHPPSYIYRLIKEAYDDEDVEI, translated from the exons ATGGCCGTCGACTCCGCCCCG CAAATGCAGAAATCTGCTGACCCAAACGCTCGATTGACTGATACTCTTTGCACCAGTCTTCGGAGACG GCAAATTGTTGGATCCTTGAACGTCGCTCTCGCAACGGCTGCTCTCATCCAGAACATCGTCAGAAGCGCTAGATATAACACCATCGACGAATTACTGGCCTTAATCAAAGCTGTTGGGCGGAAACTCACTGAGGCCAACCCTAAGG AACTTGCCGCCGCCAATATCATTCGTCGAATCCTCCGTCTCATTCGGGAAGAATACCGCGCCGCTGCAGCCGCCCATGTCTCATCCGCCCCTAACTCCATCCCTTCTACCCCTCTTATGGGTCCCAGCACACCAGGTATCAACGCACCTTTAGATCACTACCTTTCTGCCGCCCAATCCGCCACCGTCGACGCTCAGTATTTTCCCACTCATATCCAAATGTCCCGCCAGACTTCACTCTCAAACTTTGTGGCCATGCGTCACTCTCGAGCTCAGATGGAAAGGAGTGGCGCCCTTAGTGGAGGGACAGCGGAAGGATACTCAGCGAATACAACGAATTTGTTTGCGACCCCCAATGGGAATGGGCATGGCAGAGGTTCTTCTGGAATGGCAACGCCAAGGGCGAGTGTGGATAGCGATGAGTTTATGAAGCATAGTGCTAAGCTCAAGCCGTTATTGATTCAGGCCATTGAGGAGGTTGTTGGTGAGCTGGAGACCACGCATGAGGATGTTGCCAAGGGCGCAAGAGAGCACATTCACTCTTC CGAAATCATCTTGACCATGGGCCACTCGAGAACAGTCGAAGCTTTCCTCAAGCAAGCCTACAAAGACCGTAAATTTaccgtcgtcgtcgccgAATCTGCTCCGTCCTACCTCGGTCACTCCctcgcctcttccctttccgcCTCCGGCATCCCCACCCTTCTCATCCCTGATTCCTCCATCCacgcccttcttccacgtGTTACAAAAGTCATCCTTGGCGCTCACTCTGTCCTTGCCAATGGCGGTTTGTTCGCGCTGTCCGGATCTCTTGCTTGTGCTCTCGCGGCAAAGACACATTCCAAGCCTGTCGTCGTGACTACCGGTCAATTTAAATTCGCGCCCGCGTGGAATTTGTACCATGAATACGGAGCGGTGGATTTCCAGGGACCTGGAGCTGTGATTGGGGAGCAGGGGaagggtggaggagggggtATGGAAGGGGTTGAGGTTGTGGATCCATATTACGACTATATTAGGCCCGAGTTGGTAAATCTGTTTGTGACAAATGA AGGCGACCACCCACCATCTTACATCTACCGCTTGATCAAAGAGGCgtacgatgatgaggatgtagaGATCTAG